aaattaagggcgttcatggcattaatgtctctaacctcaagggcggcccaagaagaagccgtccgagccgcgtggccggccaagatggcggaggcgaggagcgggggatgggcgtttatggcgggaaaaaccgccacgccggaggaaggaccgggacatgcatcggtcgcgaaactgtcacccaccaagggcgaatccggcttgaagacccccgcatcccctctagaagcgctcgagcgacccggggagcgaccctgtgcgccctcgccctccgacgccatgagccacgaggagaagaatcggggaacccccgcccgctataaaaaggtaaaattacctgctgtccgctccgagttgtaacgacctggtgtctcagtgagtagctgcaatagacgcttaaataaacgtcgaaataaacgcctttaaggccgttcaaaatttttttttttttttttttttttttttttaacggagccagcgggaggggggagaaaaggagggacctggcaccaccaggtttgcacttgctcaaaagagccctcaaccccaggcactcaacaaaacctaaaaattaggcttggaggcctagccagagctgctgctgtgtgtgaccaccacctgctgagatagagaacatactgaggagtttccggcagcacatgaccacatatagggaggcaaaagtttgctctctatctccacctgctggtagatggacacaacccaccagtctatggattgatcagcttgatgatatggaaatcgctgtttaaagtcacagacactgaattattttcttctgtttttttttttttttttataactcctCAATCAtgataaaacactggagctgcctgctcgttagaagtctggggaaagaaaggcttcttctttgaatttccttttatttaattcttttaaagcagctgcctattaaaagtggctgcctcttccaaagacggtacacctttccagagaaagggatggcccttccctgctaagccagggagatgggaaggaaggggggtggactcgagacacccgagtttaacaccccagaggctgtcaaagaaagaagagaaaggaaaccctgtcaagcctctaaagaagattccaggcacagaagaattattataaatatctgtaatatcttaaagagaaaaggagagagactaatgggctcacttcctacctgctgggagactgagaaaatactgaggctaaggtcacatggccagggctcctattggctctctagagtcagagttttttctcagtctccacctgctggtaggcgagcacaacccatcagtccaatcctggtccggtccggagggacgctaaagaATGGCTTTCATTTCATTTGAGTATTgatataccgcttagacctaagcggtttacagattCACTTAACAGGTACTGGGTCTATCCCTATTATGCTCACAGTCTAGGTAGCTTGATATTTTACTTAATAACTTAGCTCATCTAATCTACCCACCCCTACTATGAAAATTTCCACGATATTTGTGTGTGGAAAGTTTTTAGTGAGCTGGACTTTTTACTCCAGGCAactcaaaaaatgttttgtttttttaaatgagaaGTGAAAGCACAATATTCCTCTTTAGAGTGAAAATATGACATTCCCAAGACCCATCACTCGGGTCCATAATTTTACCAAATTCAGTCAAGAAGTTCTGTCAATGCCAAGCCTCCTACCAAGTGCCTGTTTAAACTCCCTTCCAGCTGCCTGAAAGAGTTAAGAAAGCCTTGAAAAACAAACATAGCAGTAGAATTAATCTGAATCAGCAGTAGTACTACTATGATCCTGTTGGTACCAGCACCTTGATTTTTTTGTCTTGAAAATGTTATCATTATCTCCAGCTACCCACTATCGTGTGGTGCTGCCAACAAGGGTATGAACCTTTACAGAACCTCTGGGCTCTTTCTTCAGAAGTCTAATATTAATCTTACCCCAGCTTTCAGATTACTAAATTGCCAATAATGCACACAGCATCACATAGCTGTTTCACACTTCTCAAAAAATATTGATTGCTACTCAAAGGCTCCATGCAATTTAGACCAgcaattctcaacccagtcctcaggacagtctcagctagtcagattttcagaataggcATAAAGAATGTGTGCGAGATTTTTATACAATGGAGGTTGTGCATGCAACACTCTTTCATTAATATTCATCATGgctatcccgaaaacctgactggttagaggTGTCCTGAGGATTGATTCAGATCTTCTAGTTTAGGCTATGCTATTTTAGCAATGTGTATAGCACTTACACTCTTGAACAAATCCCGTCACATCATAACAAGATCAGCCCAACTTTTCGAACAGCTTCAGATTTGTTTGACTCTGCATTCACTATTGAGACAGGAGACTGAATATCCCATTGTTGTAATCTGATTTGAACACGCCAAGATGGAATTGTGGAATACATGtgccaataaataaatgtaggtcATCTACATGGATGTAATTGCATCAGATCACTAGAGAAGGATTAAATCATCTAGTAGCATGAGCAGCATTCACACATAAAATAAACCCCATTATGCATAATGCCCTGTTTTCAAATTTCATTCACTGTGATTGTGTTGCCAATAATATCTGGGTAACAAAGATTGTAAAGGAAATCCAATATTGATAGCTGACATCTGTAAGCTGAAATGCAAAATGCAATTTCAGTTTAAAGAATGAGGCCAGTTGATTTTTCATGGGATGCACTGTGTGCCACTGCAGGCACCCATATTTGCTATCCTGTGTGCCTTAAATCATGAATGAAACAAgtctttatggggtccttttacaaaacagcgtTAGGAATAAAGAGCAGGTAGCGcgcaccaaatcggcactactgctgggATAGATGCCCGACGGTAATTGCAAAGTGGGCGCATACTTGTTCTATTTTCTACAGTGgaggggcattcctggtggtaatctgcAGCGCCTATATTGGCGTGCACTGCGTGATAACCACGCAGATTTaaggtgtgagcccttaccattaagTTATGGCTGGCAGGGAGGACtcgggcagtaaatagctgcgagCTACcttttagtgcacggccatttactgccccattgaaaAATGCTTTTCCCAGCCGCTGTAAAACAAATGGCTCATCTCgcaccaaaaacatgcacccacactaccacagcttagtaaaaggagccctaaatactGAACATACTTGAAGCAAGCTCTGAAGGAAGTTTGTCTATAGTCTTCAGCACGAAGACTGCCCAGTAAGACTGAAGCTCAAAGAAAGAGAATGCTCGTTTGcagcagtgttaaaaaaaaaaaaaagcaaacagaatgttgggaTTATAAAAAGAATAGAGAATAACACACAATATGTCGCCTCTGTAATTGCTCCATGATGCAAGTGCACCTTGAGTACCGTGTGCAATctttggttgccacatctcaaaaaggatgTAGCGAaattacagagaagggtgaccaaaatgattaaggggatgaatATCtctcatatatttttatttttgttacatttgtaccccgcgctttcccactgatggcaggctcaatgcggtgggcaatggttaagtgacttgcacagagtcacaaggagctgtctgtgctgggaatcgaactcagttcctcagttccccaggaccaaagtccaccaccctaacctctaggccactcctccactcatatgaaAAGCTAGGGAAGTTggtgctcttcagtttggagaacagCCAGCTGagcagagatatgatagaggtctataaaatcccaaGTGAAGTTAAACAGATAAACATTGAACTGATTGattactttttcaaaaaatacaaagactagagagcaagaaatgaagtTACTAAATAGCatatataaaacaaataggaaaaatatattttcactcaacacatggttaagccctggaactcattaccagagatgtggtaaaagcagctagagtagctggatttaaaaaaaaaggattgggcaACTTCCTGGAAAGAAAAACCCATAAACTGTTATGACAGACCTGGGGGTGAGCAGCATGGAAACCATCTATTTTCTTGgatcctggattgaccactgctggaaacaggatgctggaccaaTGGATTTTTGGCTTGTCCCAGTATAACAATTCTTAAATGATAAAGCACCCAACAGCTGCAATAATGGGCCATATTGCTACAGTTATATTTTATCGTTTCCAAAGCAAATATCAAGTCAAGATCTATGAGAATTCTTGAGTCCCTAAAATAAATGTCACATCATTTACAATGaacaaaaaagaattttatttgaaCATATACACACAGGAAAAACAGAGGTATTTGGATCAAACATGGAATGTTTAAGAAAGATTTCAAATAAATAAGGAAATCAGGATTTGTCAGTGCTAAATCCAGCACCACTGTATGCGAATGCCCTCTTCTGAACAAGTCGGTGTCTAATGGGTCCATCCCATTGAATGCTGCAAAGATTCCAACCACCAGAAAGTGGTCAATAATTTGGAATACAGTCACGATAGTGCTTTATACAAATTCAACTTGCTTTCAAACAACTTTATTCACTGCTTTCGTCTCTTATTTCTTTAATAATAGCTATTAAATTCTGAAGCCCAAAAAGGTAGCCCGTGTCTTGGCCTTCATGAACAATGCTATCTTCACCATAAAATTTGCAGGTTGTATGTGCAAAGTCTATCATTCGGACATCAACAGTGCTAGTAGCGGGTTTATAGGCATATGCTCCTGCTGACTCATCAGACGACTCCTCTGAAAGGTCCTCTAAATATTCAGAGTCTGAATCCACAGCCACTTCTGGCAGCTCCTTCCCATCATAAATTATGAGCAGTGAACTGGAATAAAAACGGTAAGATTCTTGTTTTTCTAAAACAGTTTTTAATTCAGTCAGTTTCTTTAGAACTGCATCGAAAAGCTCCCGGCGCAGGTATTTCCCATTATGAAAAAACTGGTAAAGTGCTTCTTTAAAACCTTGAACAGAAAGCTTTCGCCCATGATATTTATTCATAAACATTAACTGGCCAGTGCCAGTTTGGTAAACCTGGAAGGAAAATACAAAGCAAAAAGATTtaacatgacagcagatatggAACACTCAAGCAATACCAACAGCATAATAAACTGAACATGACATTTACATTAAGAATGCACTCAGTTTACCCATTTCTTAAACAAACGGGAAAATAGGTCCAGAAACCTAGCATCAGCACTGCTAATATTTCTGTGACACTTGCTAGACAATTATTGAGAGATTTTATATTTGGACTTTTCCATTCTCATCAGAAGAATAAATGAGCTTATAAAGGCTTTGACTGTGTGTTTTTAAAATCAAGTCACAACATGCAGATGACTGACTCAGCTTTCCTATACCCACCATCACAACTACAGAATATTTACTactattaacatttctaaagcgctactagggttacgcagcgctgtacaatttaacatagaaggacagtcctgcCTGTTGGTATTTGACACTAGCCATTTAAACTGTGCTGATTGGTTGGACAATATTGCACTGcagtattttcaaaatgcatACCAGCATAAACAGTCACAACTAAGGAAAGAACTTGAGAGAACAAAATTTGTATCTCTCTTCTCCTATATCATTCCATCTGTCTGATGATCTAGTGAATGGAGAAAAGTCATAAGGTTTCTTAACactacatgcacacatttacacattTCTTGGAACAGTGTAAAATCTGTGCACTGTGGAGTTGGTTTTGTTAGCCCTACTTTATAAAAGCTCATGAGCACATATGTTGCCCTTATAgctgtcctgttataaaattaccccttaggATATATTAGTTCAAGGATTACATTTCATAATGCTACAACATTCCTGTTAATCTTCCCTAGACAAACTTCTATGACTTTCTATTTAAAATAACTAAAAAAGCATTAGTTCATTAACAGGAAGAAAAGGAGAGCAAGTACAGTTTTATTAAATCCCATCGTCACAAGTTCATCACTTTACTTTTAGATTTGTTTAACTAAGGTCTTTATTTTTCAATGCACATTTCCTTCCCATAGGATACATACCTGCATGCCACACACTCTGACCCCAATAACTGCAGAAGTGCTTTGCTGACACTTTCGGATCTGATTGGCTTTCTTCTCTTCTGATGCATCATCTCCGTGTTGCCGGGTCCCCATCTTTAGATCTAACACACATGGCACCTCATATCGGCTAGTTAAATTTTCCAACAGAATAAATTCTTACTTGTTAAAGAAAAGTCTTACAATAGTAGCTAATcactcaaacaaaacaaaaacaaaaaaagctaagTATCCGCAGTAATAAGAAGCTCGCTCCTAGGCCCATCTTTACGCCAGAAAATCTCAGCTTAACGGCATTTTCCAAAAAGCTTTGCCCAGTCTTTCCCAACtctgtcctggaggcacacctattTAACTTGGCTTTCAGAACTATAGAGTGAATATATATGAAATAAACTTTACATACACTGTCTCTGTAATGTACtacaatctcatacatattcagtgTTTTAATCCTGAAATCCTGGTTGCTTAGCACTTCCAGGACAGAGTTGGAAAACGATGTTTTACAGTAAATTGCCTCCAATCTAGCGCTGTCAATTAGCTCCATTTTTTCAGGACAGGTTAATTCAAGCTTCGTTTTACCCCACTGAATGCAGGGACATAGTATGATTTCCTTGTTGTTTTTTCCCTAAGGAAAGCATGACTACAGGCCCATGAATTTTAGAAAAACTGGAGCCAGCTAGCAGTCTGGTAGCAGCTATCTCAATCCATTTTCTTCAGCCAATTCTACTGCATCAATTTATAGGAGTCACAGTTTACTCATGGATCATCAAGATGTTGCTTTGTTTTAATTACTGAAGGTGAACGACTTACCTATGAAAAAATTTGGTTCCTACATACACTCTCCTTTGTTTAAATGGGAATACACAAATACCTTATAGTACAAGTAAAAACATGGATTTTCTTTTTCAGATTTGCCTTAATAGATGATGCGAAAATGCAGACATACAAAGAACTAAAAATAAACCCCCTTCCGCTTTCCAGGTATTTAGGAtaatcactcttctctgtacgaAAAAGATGCAGAAAAAAGTGGTCGACTGTTGGCGTAAAATAATAATGGTCTATAAATGAATCACTGGATCTCTGAATAAGCATGCTGCTCACCCATCATGAATTTAAATTAATACTTTTCTCCTTCATCAGTTTTAACTAAAATCAACTCTGCCTGTACCTAACTTCCTGAATAACCTGCAGAAAACATATCAAAAGCCAAAGCCCTTCTTATTTTAGCATTTTAAAAGAAATCAGATTTACCAGAAAACAGCTACCAAATTCACTAGGACCCAGATATTAAAAAGAAAGAACTAGCCCAGAACACTGACTGCGTCTACAAGCTTGCATTATTTTCAGATTCATCAAAAATACTCCTCCCCATCAAatctgctttaaactttgattttgCATACAACCTCCCCCCATGGACTACAACCACAAGAAGCAGCAAGAGTAAAGCGAAACTGGGGACAAATGTATAACAGCAGTTGTTTCACGTTCTTTCAGGTTTTACTAACGAGGGCCTTCCATCACAAAAGTTAATTTTTCCCTCTTCTaagttatgtcttacctgataattttctttcctttagtcacagcagatgaatccagagatttGTGTCTTAGGACCATCTACTGGAGATTCAGGGCACCAAACTGAACTCTCATATATAGGACAGTATGTAAGGAGGACCATGTGGCCAACCTACAGATTTCA
This is a stretch of genomic DNA from Microcaecilia unicolor chromosome 6, aMicUni1.1, whole genome shotgun sequence. It encodes these proteins:
- the IP6K2 gene encoding inositol hexakisphosphate kinase 2 — protein: MSPAFGAMEVEHYAKGVLLEPFLHQVGGHSCVLRFNDKTICKPLIQREHQFYETLPTEIRRFTPQYKGVVSVSFEEDEDGNLCLIAYPLNGDQSNLENVDNSDCEPKSKVSRWINKKAVLLENDNITKERVRQHRKEEKVKSHKLDDEFEWLKKSEVLYYSLEKKGHISSQFKHNPWSMKCHQQHLQRMKENAKHRNQYKFILLENLTSRYEVPCVLDLKMGTRQHGDDASEEKKANQIRKCQQSTSAVIGVRVCGMQVYQTGTGQLMFMNKYHGRKLSVQGFKEALYQFFHNGKYLRRELFDAVLKKLTELKTVLEKQESYRFYSSSLLIIYDGKELPEVAVDSDSEYLEDLSEESSDESAGAYAYKPATSTVDVRMIDFAHTTCKFYGEDSIVHEGQDTGYLFGLQNLIAIIKEIRDESSE